The Plasmodium vivax chromosome 7, whole genome shotgun sequence DNA window GCAGGTCGGCACTTAAGTCGGCACTGAAGTCGCCATTTAACTCGCCATTTAACTCGCCATTTAACTCGCCATTTAACTCGCCATTTAACTCGCCATTTAACTCGCCATTTAACTCGCCATTTAACTCGCCATTTAACTCGCCATTTAACTCGCCATTTAACTCGCCATTTAACTCGCCATTTAACTCGCCATTTAACTCGCCATTTAACTCTCCACTTAACGCGGCCTTCGCCTTGGACGCCTGCTTCGGCGCCAACTCGTCACTTTGACTTTCGCCCCACGCTCGCGCCGTAGAGGAGTCATTCCCAAAGTAAGTTTCCGCGTTCTCCTCACTTATGTGGCCCGCGTCGTCATCACCGTCGTCATCGTCACCGCAGCGGTCTGCCTCCTCCCCATCAGCATTCTTCTCACCCTTctcactccttttttttaaaaaaaagttagtCGGCTTTTTGGCCTGCGCGGTGATGTTATTGGCCCACTTCTTCCTAAGGGCGTCTTTATTATGCTTCAACTTTGCCGTAATGTTCATGATGGTTTTATTTAGGAAGGTATTTTTGGTGGAGACAAACTGCTCACTCTTCTTATCACTCCAGTACAGTTTGTTGTATTTCCCCTTGTTCTTTCCCTGCTGAGCACTGATGGCAACttcatttgcaaaaaattttaataacgtGTCGATGAAGATGCTTATCGTTCCATCCCCTCCACAGATGAGGATGATTACTCTGTTGAGGAAAATCATTTCCTTATACATATTAAGGGCATttagaacatttttttcactttttatgCTTATTATTTGTAGGGGGTTAAAATACATGAGCAATTCTTGGTAGAGCTTCTTCCCAGCTTGACCTccactttttacatttacgaaaatgaggagaattCTTCTActgctttttatttcgtaGATTGGCAAATGGATGGGGAAGAAATTTAGGAGAAAGTTGGCGTGCACCGGGGTTACCCCACTTTTTGCTTTTGAACAGCTGGGGAATGATTTAAAGGTCCTCATCTTGTGAAACGTGTGGAAGTGGTTTACGTAGTCCGGGCAGAGTTGTTCCTCCGGTGTGTGCTTGCCTCCCCCATTtgcgcttcccccatttgcgcTTCCTTTATTTGCGTTCCCCCCGTGCGTGTTAAATTCCCCCGTGGCATCACCGCGCAGTGTATCATCCAACGCTTGGGCGGTGTAGCTCAGGAGCACCTCGTCGTTACCCACTTCCGCCTCCTTCACACGGTGGTAGGCATTGGTTAGGAAGTCCAGAAGGACGTGTTCCTTAATGGCAACTTCgtaggggagaagcaaatacTTGTTATTTCCATAGGTGCACACTGCGTCCTTCACTTGTTTTTTGCTACCCTTCGTTTGTTCCTTTCTCTTGGCTGCCTTCTCTACGCAGTGGAcatgaaaatatttgttGCACCAAACGCATTTATAGATGTACTGTTtgacaaaggggggaatgGAGAAGTAGGAAAATGTTTTGCTGCAAATGTTGCACTTATTATTCCACATGCAGTTcctaatttttataaacttgtgtttatttttaaaaaatacagtCGTTTTGCAGCTCATCAAATTGGAGTTAGGGGCGCATTCTATATGGCACTTATTTCTACACACCACGCATTcgaaaatatcttttttgtaaaaaataaatgagtaGATGCTCTCATTGCATACGTTACACAATTCGGTACTGTTGATACTTTTTAGGTCAAAAATATGTGGGCTGTATGTTATGTGGTAAAAATCGTCATTCACTTGTTCTACATCTGTCTGTTCAGGCGTTTGTGGAAAAGTGGGTTCTACTATTTGTGCCTCTTCATTGGTTGAGTAGCATTTCTGGCCGTCAGCTAGCTCTGCTGCCTTCTTACCGTTTCCGTGGCGCACATTATGTAgctgtatatatatgttgaccttcttcttctttttgttcttaCGGCGGGCAAAGATGATGCTGATGAGCACTATGCACAAGCAAAAGAGCAGCTTCAAAATTCCTATCCCTAGAAGGTATTctttgcatttatttaaaatggtCAGGAGAAGatttatatacacatttttgtctaCATAGGCAAAATCTTCCATTTCTTATGAATCTTAATTGGActgggagggggggagttGGCGGCATGTGCGCGCTGCTGACTGAACTTGCATTTTAGGGCCCCGGCCGTTTGCGCTGTGCGGTTCGGCACCTGTgcgtgtatatgtatgtgggTTTGGGAGCTTCTAATTAGGTTCTAAATTCTACGCCTCTTCTTGCTCCTTCCCGGCTTGTCCATAACCACACAAGggtaagcaaaaatgggcgagttttttttttcttttttttcttcaagttaaaaatgtgttattttttaaaaacgcatTCCATTACTGCATTGTAAAGGGGTAGCTCACAACTTGTACATGTTGAAAGGcgttaaaagggggaaaaaaataacggaaaaacaaataagggggaaaaaaaagaggggtgTCACGAGGTacaacaaaagggggaaaaacagaCGGACACGCCTCCGGACGGAAGAGGAACAATCTACCCCGTGGATACAAACTTGTGAGAGAAGCACTGATTGGGCCACTTCCTGCGCAGGGTTATTTTCTGGCTACTTTCTACGTTGTGTTATTGTTTGGCTACTTCCTATGCGGTGTTATTTTTGGCTACTTCCTACGCTGCGTTATTTTTGGCTACTTTCTACGCTGTGCACTgccctttttgtgaaaacTTCTGGGTAACACGCTCCTCAGCGAAGTGGTTTCCTCCGATTGCTTATCTGTTCGGCTATCTACCAGGGTGACGGTTGGGCAAGTTCACTAGTGCGGTGTAGTACGTACACAAAGGTGAGCAACGCAAATGCCTTTACCTGCATacgtgtatatttttacctatttatatttacatgcgGACGTCCCCCCTTACCGATTGCGCTAATTTCACGCTGTCGGAAATATACATGACTTTTtacgttgttttttttcagtgaatatcaatattaaaaaaaaaagttacaatgCATTATCTGCATCACTAATTCGAATGACTGTAGTTTTtacgttttatattttttctagtTAGAATCTAAATAGTATAAAAATAGaaggcgggaaaaaaaaaaaaaaagtaccgtttggtataaaaaatatatataaaaaaaaattactttttaaaattgtatgaaaaaaaaaaaaaaaacgctttcCCCAAATGGTATATATAGTATGgcgaatatttttttttgtttttttgttttttttgttttttttgctttcatacaattttaaaattaaaaggaaaaacagcaaatttgttttttttaaattttatacatacgaaaaaaacgattgtgaaaaaaaagaattagcAAAGCGGTCGCGCAAAATACGTCAAAGTTTAAAATACAAACATTTTATGGAAAAAAGGCCAACATGTGATGTGTTTGGCGGGGGGCTGGCTATTCACTTGTAGGCAAAATGGGTGGGGACACGCCAGgggaagaaaggaaaaggtgAACACAAAAGTGAACGCAAAAGTGAACGCAAAAGGGagcacaaaatggaacacAAAATGGAACTCAAATGTGAGCGTGAACGAACGTAAAAAACATTCattcccaaaaaaattaccaaaaaaacaaaaaagaaattgacaaaatgagggggaaataaaaaaaaacatacacaaCTGAGGGGACAGCTTGCATATGCAGCATGACAGTGTAACTAACCGCACATAGCATTGTGTAGTATACATATGCGTGACGTAATGGCGCCTTCCCAAACAgcatcgaaaaaaaaaaaggccgttaacggggaagcggcactgatgtgccttttttattCCGTTCGGGAAAATATGCCTTTTGgctgacaaaaaaaaaaaaaaaaaaaaaaacttctatCCATatgtataccttttttttttcttctccagATGGAACTGCGTTAATTCTACCAGCAGGAAAAATCCATTCTGCTGCTCTGCTTCGATTTTGCGtgcgtttccttttttaagggGTTCAGTTTGGGTTTGCTTAATTCTTCACTTGTGTTCGCCGCGTGGGTAGGGGAGGCCGCGGCGTTGGTTGCTGCCGCTGCACTCTTCTTGAAGTCGTTCCACTTTATGTACTTACCGATAGTGTCATTTTTATTCTGGACGTACTTCCCATCGTCTATGTAGCTCTCTGTGTTAATTTCCCGTCCgcttttctcctcctccttttttctcatatTTGCTTTCATCTCCTTCACCACGTCTTTGAAGGGGTTTGTGTAAATGATGACTTCGTTCAGGGTGTGCTGCGTTGGTGAAGGGGGGGTGGAGAAGTGGACCACTGGTTGGCGGCGTGGAGAAGTGTACCACTGGGTGGCGGTGGGGAGAAGTGGACCACCATGTGACGGTACGTAAAGACCAACGCACACACGTCGCTTATCCCGAGCAACGCAATTTCGGTCGATCTTTCATATATTACCTCACTGCTAGCAGCGGGGTCTATATTTTTCAGCTTCCCGAGGGTTTCATTTCCGCCTACAACTGTGTGAGGAGTGAGCAGGGGGGCGAGGAAAATGTGGTAATGCGAAGCAATGCGCGCAATTAGGGTGACGATTTGGCTGGTTCGTCGGAACGTATGTTCACACAGGGTGGTTTCTTATTCGCAAGGACGCACAAATGCTATCAACCCTGCTGGCATAAACGCCCTCAACTGCGCATCCACTCCGCCTCACCCTTGCCCACGCAGGCGTCCCCCGTGGTGTAGTCCTCCGCCAGGCAAATGTAGAACATGTTGGAGTACATCTGGTTGTAGTACCTAAAGAGGTACACGTTTCCAAAGCAGCTCTTCTCCGAGGGGGGCTTGTGCCCACTATGCCTCACATACTTAATTGCCACGTCACTATCGTCGTCGCTACGTACCGCCATTATCGATTCTTTGAGTGCCCGCATAGCCTTTTCGTCATTTATCttattcctcattttttttttttttaattttttcctccaataAAATCCGGATGCCGCCAAATGGTAGTTACTTTTACAGGAACCAAAATAAACAATGTCCTCccttttatcctttttaaaaatgtccgTTTTGTCATAGTATTTGTATTCGctgagaaataaaaaattgtggcAGAGCTTTGGCAAAGCGGAGGCATACAGTTCAACGTTGATCATGCCTACATCCGTTATGAGTCTCACGTAGCtgtttttcttgtttttccGAACCTGCTCATAAATCATATCTTGGACTTGATTCTCTGGGAGGTATATAAAGCTATGTTGGTACGTAACGTTCGATATGGTTGACGTTACACTTTGGGCTAATTTATTGTCACTataattttcacattttatttttatttcattttcgctGTTATCTTCTTGATCATCTGGGTCGGCACAGTTTGGGGAGAACAGGTACCCGTCATCTGGTTTTTCTACTTGCGTTCCATCTATTCCTTCTTCACCCATAGTTGTATCCTTTTTGTCTCCCTTCTTCCCCAAGTGGTGCTTCCCCATGTGGGCGTCT harbors:
- a CDS encoding cyclophilin, putative (encoded by transcript PVX_099995A), translating into MGKHKHSKDKLYILQSEYRRDALIKKQHKSRNSTFLPFNYCCISLRPFSDPYCDEDGRLYDKKSVLEEMAKGKDERKKEEPTIDLKNLIKANFYKHNNEYICPVTRKYFNQHSKIILNKKTGNVYSSEIYKLFQNKKDMFDPITHDPMEKTDLIVLQDPLQKGTKSSEVSQKSVQARKIKAQSIQDNGAIMSILHEVQKQKGDIKSGQDKCEDAHMGKHHLGKKGDKKDTTMGEEGIDGTQVEKPDDGYLFSPNCADPDDQEDNSENEIKIKCENYSDNKLAQSVTSTISNVTYQHSFIYLPENQVQDMIYEQVRKNKKNSYVRLITDVGMINVELYASALPKLCHNFLFLSEYKYYDKTDIFKKDKREDIVYFGSCKSNYHLAASGFYWRKKLKKKKMRNKINDEKAMRALKESIMAVRSDDDSDVAIKYVRHSGHKPPSEKSCFGNVYLFRYYNQMYSNMFYICLAEDYTTGDACVGKVVGGNETLGKLKNIDPAASSEHTLNEVIIYTNPFKDVVKEMKANMRKKEEEKSGREINTESYIDDGKYVQNKNDTIGKYIKWNDFKKSAAAATNAAASPTHAANTSEELSKPKLNPLKKETHAKSKQSSRMDFSCW